In one window of Azotobacter salinestris DNA:
- a CDS encoding CBS domain-containing protein, with translation MPDKTSTPWLKTLLPALPLAAPQEWLRSAAGICLVVALTLAGDLWLFDPDLVLHLAPPLAASSVLLLAAASSPFARPWSVLAGNLLCASIGILLGSSELATVPAAGLGAALALAGMFALRCLHPPSCALALAVIFNWPELASHGPAILLPVAFNSLMLLGLARGFNRLTRPPRHEPPRENIHQTRDPLPTERLEPRRAALDAALEDFGEYLDITREDLERLVRLLERHGFRHSLGQVVAADIMSRDLRWATPDTSLEEAWSLLREHRLQQLPVIDGASQRLLGIVSRSDLLKRARPGRPWPAFGRSGQTGIGAVMSAPPILVRQDTHLAELVLPLSEQGLHCLPVVNDGARLVGLVTQTDLIAALYRLWLQQLPA, from the coding sequence ATGCCCGACAAGACCTCCACGCCCTGGCTGAAAACCCTGCTGCCCGCCCTGCCGCTCGCCGCACCGCAGGAATGGCTGCGCAGCGCGGCCGGCATCTGCCTGGTCGTGGCGCTGACCCTCGCCGGCGATCTCTGGCTGTTCGATCCCGATCTCGTCCTGCACCTGGCGCCGCCGCTCGCCGCGAGTTCGGTGCTGCTGCTCGCCGCTGCCTCCAGCCCCTTCGCCCGCCCCTGGTCGGTGCTCGCCGGCAACCTGCTGTGCGCGTCGATCGGCATCCTGCTGGGCTCGAGCGAACTGGCCACGGTCCCGGCCGCCGGGCTCGGCGCCGCCCTGGCGCTGGCCGGCATGTTCGCCCTGCGCTGTCTGCACCCGCCGAGCTGCGCCCTGGCCCTGGCGGTCATCTTCAACTGGCCGGAGCTGGCGTCCCACGGCCCGGCCATTCTGCTGCCGGTCGCCTTCAACTCGCTGATGCTGCTCGGCCTGGCGCGCGGCTTCAACCGCCTGACCCGCCCGCCGCGCCACGAGCCGCCCCGGGAGAACATTCACCAGACCCGCGACCCGCTGCCCACGGAGCGCCTCGAGCCGCGCCGCGCGGCCCTCGACGCCGCCCTGGAGGATTTCGGCGAATACCTCGACATCACCCGCGAGGACCTGGAGCGGCTGGTCCGCCTGCTGGAGCGGCACGGTTTCCGCCACAGCCTGGGCCAGGTCGTCGCGGCGGACATCATGTCCCGCGACCTGCGCTGGGCCACCCCGGACACCTCCCTCGAGGAGGCCTGGAGCCTCCTGCGCGAGCACCGCCTGCAGCAGCTGCCGGTGATCGACGGCGCCTCCCAGCGCCTGCTCGGCATCGTCAGCCGCAGCGACCTGCTCAAGCGCGCCCGCCCCGGGCGCCCCTGGCCGGCCTTCGGGCGCTCCGGCCAGACCGGCATCGGCGCGGTCATGAGCGCGCCGCCGATCCTGGTGCGTCAGGACACCCACCTGGCCGAGCTGGTGCTGCCGCTCTCCGAGCAGGGCCTGCATTGCCTGCCGGTGGTGAACGACGGCGCGCGCCTGGTCGGCCTGGTCACCCAGACCGACCTGATCGCCGCGCTGTACCGGCTCTGGCTGCAGCAGCTGCCGGCCTGA
- a CDS encoding formate/nitrite transporter family protein produces the protein MTQQPFLGDSCQPAQIARRIEDMGVAKARVDTPTLLVLAVLAGAFISLAAFLYTVVLTGSELGFGPTRLLGGLSFCLGLVLVVIGGAELFTGNNLLAMAWASRLIGGREVLRNWLLVYLGNVVGCLGTVLLVVWAGSAGLNDGAVGETTLKIARAKAELTLGAAFARGVLCNALVCLATWLAMAGRSVTDKILAILFPITAFVALGFEHSIANWFFLPYGLVLDGQGALPLAGVAGNLLAVTAGNLVGGTLLVGGMYWLAYLRGGSGAQKRPS, from the coding sequence ATGACTCAACAACCCTTTCTCGGCGACAGCTGCCAGCCGGCGCAGATCGCCCGGCGGATCGAAGACATGGGCGTCGCCAAGGCCCGCGTCGACACCCCCACCCTGCTGGTGCTCGCCGTGCTCGCCGGCGCCTTCATCTCCCTGGCCGCCTTCCTCTACACCGTGGTGCTCACCGGCAGCGAGCTGGGCTTCGGCCCGACCCGGCTGCTCGGCGGCCTGAGCTTCTGCCTGGGACTGGTGCTGGTGGTGATCGGCGGCGCCGAGCTGTTCACCGGCAACAACCTGCTGGCGATGGCCTGGGCCAGCCGGCTGATCGGCGGCCGCGAGGTGCTGCGCAACTGGCTGCTGGTCTACCTGGGCAACGTGGTCGGCTGCCTGGGCACCGTGCTGCTGGTGGTCTGGGCGGGCAGCGCCGGCCTGAACGACGGTGCGGTCGGCGAGACAACGCTGAAGATCGCCCGCGCCAAGGCCGAGCTGACCCTGGGTGCGGCCTTCGCCCGCGGCGTCCTGTGCAACGCCCTGGTCTGCCTGGCGACCTGGCTGGCGATGGCCGGGCGCAGCGTGACCGACAAGATCCTCGCCATCCTCTTTCCGATCACCGCCTTCGTCGCCCTCGGCTTCGAGCACTCGATCGCCAACTGGTTCTTCCTGCCGTACGGGCTGGTGCTCGACGGCCAGGGCGCGCTGCCGCTCGCCGGCGTGGCCGGCAACCTGCTCGCGGTGACCGCCGGCAACCTGGTCGGCGGCACCCTGCTGGTCGGCGGCATGTACTGGCTGGCCTACCTGCGCGGCGGCAGCGGCGCGCAGAAGCGGCCGTCCTGA
- the hmpA gene encoding NO-inducible flavohemoprotein, whose protein sequence is MLTQKTKDTVKATAPVLAQYGNAIIRRFYERMFQAHPELKNIFNMAHQAKGQQQEALARAVYAYAANIDDPQSLSAVLETIANKHASLGVRPEHYPIVGEHLLAAIREVLGEAATDEIVSAWAQAYGNLADLLMGMESRLYERSAEAPGGWTGWREFVVRDKTPESEEITSFVLEPADGGPVEDFEPGQYIGLAVEVPALGLQQIRQYSLSDAPNGRSYRISVKREAGSETQPPGHVSNLLHDHVEVGDRLRLAPPYGNFYVDVQATTPVVLISGGVGLTPMVSMLARVLQSPGRQILFVHGARNGAVQAMKNHLRQTAAEHPNFKLWVFYSEPREQDVQGRDYDHPGLVDLRLLGDAILLPDADYYLCGPIPFMRMQHDALMNLGIREPRIHYEVFGPDLFAE, encoded by the coding sequence ATGCTGACGCAGAAAACCAAAGACACGGTCAAGGCCACGGCGCCGGTGCTTGCCCAGTACGGCAACGCGATCATCCGGCGCTTCTACGAACGCATGTTCCAGGCCCATCCCGAGCTGAAGAACATCTTCAACATGGCCCACCAGGCCAAGGGTCAGCAGCAGGAGGCGCTGGCCCGCGCCGTCTACGCCTATGCCGCCAACATCGACGACCCGCAGAGCCTGAGCGCCGTGCTCGAGACCATCGCCAACAAGCACGCCAGCCTCGGCGTGCGTCCCGAGCACTACCCGATCGTCGGCGAGCACCTGCTGGCGGCGATCAGGGAGGTGCTCGGCGAGGCCGCCACCGACGAGATCGTTTCCGCCTGGGCGCAGGCCTACGGCAACCTGGCCGACCTGCTGATGGGCATGGAAAGCCGGCTGTACGAGCGCAGCGCCGAGGCGCCCGGCGGCTGGACCGGCTGGCGCGAGTTCGTGGTGCGCGACAAGACCCCGGAAAGCGAGGAGATCACCTCCTTCGTGCTGGAGCCGGCCGATGGCGGCCCGGTGGAGGATTTCGAGCCCGGCCAGTACATCGGCCTCGCCGTCGAGGTGCCGGCGCTCGGCCTGCAGCAGATCCGCCAGTACAGCCTGTCCGACGCCCCCAACGGGCGCAGCTACCGCATCTCGGTCAAGCGCGAGGCGGGCAGCGAGACCCAGCCACCCGGCCACGTCTCCAACCTGCTGCACGACCATGTCGAGGTCGGCGACCGGCTCCGCCTGGCGCCACCCTACGGCAACTTCTACGTCGACGTGCAGGCGACCACGCCCGTGGTGCTGATCAGCGGCGGGGTCGGCCTGACGCCCATGGTCAGCATGCTCGCGCGGGTGCTGCAGAGCCCCGGGCGGCAGATCCTGTTCGTGCACGGGGCGCGCAACGGCGCGGTCCAGGCCATGAAGAACCACCTGCGCCAGACGGCGGCGGAGCACCCCAACTTCAAGCTGTGGGTGTTCTACAGCGAACCGCGGGAACAGGACGTGCAAGGGCGCGACTACGATCATCCGGGCCTGGTCGACCTGCGCCTGCTCGGCGACGCCATCCTGCTGCCCGATGCCGACTACTACCTGTGCGGGCCGATCCCCTTCATGCGCATGCAGCACGACGCCCTGATGAACCTCGGCATCCGCGAGCCGCGCATCCACTACGAGGTGTTCGGCCCGGACCTGTTCGCCGAATAG